One window from the genome of Paenibacillus azoreducens encodes:
- the def gene encoding peptide deformylase, translating into MAIRIIVKEPDPVLHKTAKEVKEITPNVKKLLSDMADTMYDAEGVGLAAPQVGILKRLIVVDVGDEHGLIKLVNPEIVSKEGEQLGPEGCLSIPGLNGDVRRAEKVTVKGLDENGSEVTITGTGLLSRCFQHEIDHLNGVLFTDIAEKVYDYVPERSGKE; encoded by the coding sequence ATGGCAATACGCATTATCGTAAAAGAACCTGATCCAGTGCTTCATAAAACAGCAAAAGAAGTAAAAGAAATCACTCCCAACGTAAAAAAACTGCTGAGCGATATGGCCGATACGATGTACGATGCCGAAGGCGTCGGTCTGGCCGCTCCACAGGTCGGAATCCTGAAACGGCTGATCGTTGTCGATGTGGGCGACGAACACGGTCTGATCAAATTGGTAAACCCTGAAATTGTTTCAAAAGAAGGCGAGCAGCTCGGGCCTGAAGGATGCCTGAGCATTCCGGGATTAAACGGAGACGTGCGCCGCGCCGAGAAGGTTACCGTCAAAGGGCTGGACGAAAACGGCAGCGAGGTAACCATTACGGGAACCGGGCTTTTATCCCGCTGCTTTCAGCATGAAATCGACCATTTGAACGGAGTCCTGTTTACCGATATTGCCGAAAAAGTATATGATTACGTACCTGAACGTTCCGGAAAGGAGTAA
- the rsmB gene encoding 16S rRNA (cytosine(967)-C(5))-methyltransferase RsmB, which yields MSRDKGRGKGLVSARELALDVLTRVDENKAYSNLQLNSALQRASLSSQDAGLATELVYGTVSRLNTLDYFLERFVTKGIHKLQPWVRNLLRLSLYQIMYLERIPPHAVVNEAVNLAKRRGHQGISGMVNGVLRNVLRSREKLVLPGNLSPVERIALEHSHPQWLVERWILQYGESAAEAICRANNEPPAVSVRVNTTMISRDEMLAQMKEAGLNAVASALSPEGILVLSGGNMALSDWYRDGQISVQDESSMLVGRAVGPASGMRVLDCCAAPGGKTAHMAELMEDRGEIIANDLHEHKRKLISAQAERLGLDSIHTITGDALDLVQKYAPGSFDRILLDAPCSGLGVIRRKPDLKWTKTPGDIGEIAGLQRKLLDSVSSLLRVGGILVYSTCTIDPEENEGTVRHFLETHPGFGLPEKSSAEWDKLDSAAGGVGVQILPQDYNSDGFYISRLQRFS from the coding sequence GTGAGCAGGGACAAAGGCCGGGGCAAGGGGCTAGTATCGGCACGGGAACTAGCCTTGGACGTATTGACCCGTGTTGATGAAAACAAGGCTTACAGCAACCTGCAGCTGAATTCGGCGCTTCAGCGCGCTTCCCTGTCGAGCCAGGATGCGGGTCTGGCGACGGAGCTGGTGTATGGAACGGTTTCGCGCCTGAACACGCTGGACTATTTTTTGGAGCGCTTTGTAACCAAGGGAATTCATAAGCTGCAGCCATGGGTCAGAAATTTGCTGCGGCTCAGTTTGTATCAAATCATGTATCTGGAACGGATTCCCCCGCATGCCGTGGTCAATGAGGCGGTAAATTTGGCCAAACGCCGGGGACATCAAGGAATATCCGGGATGGTCAACGGCGTGCTCCGCAATGTGCTGCGCAGCCGCGAGAAGCTGGTTCTGCCCGGCAATCTTTCGCCGGTCGAGCGGATTGCGCTTGAGCATTCCCATCCGCAGTGGCTTGTTGAGCGCTGGATCTTGCAGTACGGCGAAAGCGCGGCCGAAGCGATTTGCCGGGCGAACAACGAGCCGCCTGCCGTCAGTGTCCGGGTCAATACGACGATGATCAGCAGAGACGAGATGCTGGCGCAAATGAAGGAAGCCGGACTGAACGCAGTTGCTTCGGCGCTTTCTCCGGAAGGAATTCTGGTGTTAAGCGGCGGCAATATGGCCTTGTCGGATTGGTACCGGGATGGGCAAATATCGGTACAGGACGAGAGCTCCATGCTGGTGGGGCGTGCAGTCGGACCTGCTTCGGGCATGAGGGTGCTGGATTGCTGCGCCGCACCAGGGGGCAAGACGGCCCATATGGCGGAGCTGATGGAAGACCGGGGCGAAATCATCGCCAATGATCTGCATGAGCATAAGCGGAAGCTGATCAGCGCGCAGGCGGAAAGATTGGGGCTGGATAGCATCCACACCATCACGGGGGATGCGCTGGATCTGGTTCAAAAATATGCCCCGGGGTCGTTTGACCGGATTTTGCTTGATGCTCCCTGCTCGGGTCTTGGCGTTATCCGGCGCAAGCCTGATTTGAAATGGACCAAAACCCCAGGGGATATCGGCGAAATCGCCGGCCTCCAGCGCAAGCTGCTGGATTCCGTCTCTTCGCTGCTCCGCGTCGGAGGCATTTTGGTGTACAGCACATGCACGATCGATCCCGAAGAAAACGAAGGGACGGTACGGCATTTTTTAGAGACGCATCCGGGGTTTGGCCTTCCGGAAAAGTCAAGCGCGGAGTGGGATAAACTGGATTCCGCCGCTGGAGGGGTTGGCGTTCAGATTCTGCCGCAGGATTACAACAGCGACGGTTTTTATATCTCCAGACTTCAGAGATTCTCTTAA
- the pknB gene encoding Stk1 family PASTA domain-containing Ser/Thr kinase, with the protein MIGHELGGRYEIIERIGGGGMALVYKAHDLLLGRNVAVKVLRQQFVHDEEFIRRFRREAQSAASLSHPNVVSIYDVGQEGEIHYIVMEYVEGHNLNEIIKERAPLQVDEAIRIASQICDALDHAHHNQIIHRDIKPHNILIGRNGRVKVTDFGIARAVTSTTITQTGSVVGSVHYFSPEHAKGVVTGEKSDLYSLGIVLYQMLTARLPFLGESPISVALKHLQEEFEEPREVNPLIPQSVENIILKSMRKNPQERYQSAKEMLHDLDTCLLPERRNEKKIDFTDLDDEDRTRVIPAIKPQHIGPSPVRSRPLPADDREEREEPAPSSGKQKNGWGRPALWISLTLVVLIALAGVVFYVNHTLTVPDVKVPNVLNKQVDEARKELEALGFEVPEPEKVYNPDVTAGVVFKQSREAGTEVKEGTSIQLTVGDVKPEVEIKDVKTLSFEAAVKTLVAQGFKEDNIKRNDQFSDATVNTVIQQDPGANAKVDTDSQVITLTVSKGQNEVKMPNLIGETQEKAIKKLAKAGFKSSPKIQEQESYTVEKGRVISQWPFDPDTPASPEAEIQITVSSGYPSDALKYTLNVPVAPVEPGKKTKVRIEYSDATTSGEKKALGTKTIQSTQVFPVNLVVAPNKEAYVKVYRDGQLFDTYPVSYEDVRNGSVPEIVLPDNSGSDQGSPGDNVDGNLDRNTNDHYENPPENPSGNQQENPNENQDGHP; encoded by the coding sequence ATGATCGGACACGAATTGGGCGGCCGTTACGAAATTATTGAGCGCATCGGCGGCGGCGGGATGGCCCTCGTCTACAAAGCTCATGATCTGCTTTTGGGCCGCAATGTCGCCGTCAAGGTGCTGCGCCAGCAGTTTGTGCACGATGAGGAATTTATTCGCCGCTTTCGCCGCGAGGCGCAGTCGGCCGCATCGCTCTCGCATCCCAACGTCGTCAGCATCTATGATGTAGGCCAGGAGGGCGAGATCCATTATATTGTAATGGAGTACGTTGAAGGCCATAACCTGAACGAAATTATTAAAGAGCGGGCCCCTCTGCAAGTAGATGAGGCTATTCGGATTGCGTCCCAGATTTGCGATGCGCTGGATCACGCCCACCACAACCAGATTATCCACCGGGACATTAAACCGCATAATATATTGATCGGCCGCAACGGCAGAGTCAAAGTAACGGATTTCGGGATCGCCCGTGCCGTCACTTCGACGACGATCACGCAGACCGGCTCCGTAGTCGGATCGGTGCATTATTTTTCCCCGGAACACGCCAAAGGTGTGGTAACAGGGGAAAAATCGGATTTATATTCTTTAGGAATCGTACTCTATCAAATGCTGACGGCGCGTCTTCCGTTTCTGGGAGAAAGCCCGATCAGCGTGGCTTTGAAGCATTTGCAAGAGGAATTCGAGGAGCCGCGCGAAGTCAATCCTCTCATTCCTCAGAGCGTAGAGAATATTATTCTCAAATCGATGCGCAAAAATCCGCAGGAGCGTTACCAGAGCGCAAAGGAAATGCTGCATGATCTGGATACCTGCCTCTTGCCGGAGCGGAGAAACGAGAAAAAAATAGATTTCACGGATCTTGACGACGAGGACCGCACCCGCGTCATTCCGGCCATCAAACCCCAGCATATCGGCCCGAGCCCGGTCAGATCAAGACCCCTTCCGGCGGATGACAGAGAGGAGCGCGAAGAACCTGCGCCTTCATCCGGAAAGCAGAAGAACGGCTGGGGAAGGCCGGCGCTTTGGATCAGCTTGACGCTGGTGGTATTGATCGCCTTGGCCGGCGTTGTCTTTTATGTCAACCATACGCTGACCGTTCCGGACGTAAAGGTTCCGAACGTGCTTAACAAGCAGGTAGATGAAGCGCGCAAAGAGCTTGAGGCTCTGGGATTTGAAGTGCCGGAACCGGAAAAAGTGTATAATCCTGATGTAACTGCCGGTGTGGTTTTTAAGCAGAGCAGGGAGGCGGGAACCGAGGTCAAGGAAGGTACGTCGATCCAGCTTACGGTCGGCGACGTCAAGCCTGAGGTGGAAATCAAAGATGTCAAAACCTTAAGTTTTGAAGCTGCCGTAAAGACTTTGGTTGCCCAGGGCTTTAAAGAAGATAACATCAAAAGAAATGATCAATTCAGCGATGCAACTGTCAATACCGTCATTCAGCAGGACCCGGGAGCAAATGCCAAGGTCGATACTGATTCGCAGGTGATCACGCTGACGGTTTCTAAAGGACAGAATGAGGTCAAAATGCCGAATTTGATCGGGGAAACGCAGGAAAAGGCGATTAAAAAACTGGCCAAAGCCGGGTTTAAGTCAAGTCCGAAAATCCAGGAGCAGGAGAGTTATACGGTCGAGAAAGGGCGCGTTATCTCTCAATGGCCTTTTGATCCAGATACTCCGGCTTCCCCTGAGGCAGAGATTCAGATTACGGTAAGTTCGGGCTATCCGTCCGATGCTTTGAAATACACCTTAAATGTGCCTGTCGCTCCTGTCGAGCCAGGGAAAAAAACCAAGGTCCGGATTGAATATTCCGACGCCACGACCAGCGGCGAGAAAAAGGCTTTAGGGACAAAAACAATCCAGTCGACGCAAGTGTTCCCGGTCAATCTGGTCGTTGCCCCGAATAAGGAAGCTTACGTAAAGGTTTATCGCGACGGCCAGCTTTTCGATACCTACCCCGTCAGCTATGAAGATGTGCGGAACGGAAGCGTGCCTGAGATCGTTCTTCCCGACAACAGCGGAAGCGATCAGGGATCGCCAGGCGACAACGTGGATGGAAATCTGGACCGCAACACCAACGATCATTATGAGAACCCGCCGGAAAATCCGTCTGGGAATCAGCAGGAGAATCCAAATGAGAACCAGGATGGTCATCCCTGA
- the fmt gene encoding methionyl-tRNA formyltransferase yields the protein MNIVFMGTPDFAVPSLRMLLDEGYHVVAVVTQPDRPQGRKRVLKPTPVKEVAAEYGIPVLQPQRLRSPEAVAELAAYKPDLIVTAAYGQILPKAVLDMPANGCVNVHGSLLPKYRGGAPIQRCIIGGESETGVTLMYMAEGLDTGDMISRVKVAIADEDTSGTLFDKLSIAGAALLKEQMPRLIAGRVQAEVQDEQQATYAPNLKREDEKIDWSRAARDIYNQIRGLVPFSGAFCFWNGEVFKVWASRKSDAASKEAAPGTVLQLTEQGIEVKTGDASLWLTRIQPSGKKQMEAGEFVRGNTMAPGTVLE from the coding sequence ATGAATATCGTATTCATGGGGACGCCGGATTTTGCCGTCCCTAGTCTGCGGATGCTGCTGGACGAGGGTTATCATGTCGTTGCGGTAGTCACCCAACCGGACCGGCCTCAGGGACGCAAAAGAGTGCTGAAGCCAACGCCGGTGAAAGAGGTGGCCGCGGAATACGGGATTCCCGTGCTTCAGCCGCAGCGTTTGCGCAGTCCCGAAGCCGTAGCAGAGCTTGCGGCGTATAAACCGGATCTGATTGTGACGGCGGCATACGGTCAAATACTTCCGAAAGCTGTACTTGATATGCCTGCTAATGGCTGCGTGAATGTCCATGGTTCGCTGCTTCCAAAATACAGAGGCGGCGCACCGATTCAACGCTGCATTATTGGGGGCGAGAGCGAAACGGGCGTGACGCTGATGTATATGGCGGAAGGCCTTGATACCGGTGACATGATTTCCCGCGTGAAAGTCGCGATTGCCGATGAGGACACTTCAGGCACCTTGTTCGACAAGCTGAGCATTGCCGGTGCGGCACTGCTGAAAGAGCAGATGCCGCGTCTGATCGCCGGACGTGTGCAGGCCGAAGTGCAGGACGAGCAGCAGGCAACCTATGCCCCGAACTTGAAACGTGAAGACGAGAAGATCGACTGGAGCAGGGCAGCGCGCGATATTTACAATCAAATCCGCGGACTTGTCCCATTTTCGGGCGCTTTTTGTTTTTGGAACGGAGAGGTGTTTAAAGTTTGGGCTTCCCGCAAATCGGATGCAGCTTCCAAAGAAGCGGCTCCCGGCACGGTGCTTCAGCTTACCGAACAAGGGATAGAAGTCAAAACGGGCGATGCTTCACTCTGGCTGACCCGGATTCAGCCAAGCGGCAAAAAGCAGATGGAAGCGGGCGAATTCGTTCGCGGCAACACGATGGCTCCGGGGACGGTGTTAGAGTGA
- the priA gene encoding primosomal protein N' encodes MTRPQVAKVIVDVPVKDTDRPFDYSIPESMRAWIEVGSRVGVPFGHRTVQGFVVALQEEPSAAGIRLKPIQEVLDVVPPLSAELVKLAEWMSRKYACRFITALQAMVPTALKGKAERYISLGDPAEAEEEDEYSGTLVRIETKQTEEARTIMAYVAQKGEVPALQLSRVFQDSAETIKAMLRKGVLQENQSIKDKLQKKMLKAVDLAVDANEAEAALETFPAKAQRQREVLKFILEMKELLPLPLKEILASLQVSAATVKGLEDKGLIAIVDQEVFRDPYRGRRFKPSAPLALNDEQQHAFERIRGALDAFAHDVFLLHGVTGSGKTEVYLQTIQRCIEQGRQAIVLVPEISLTPQMVERFKGRFGDQVAVMHSRLSGGERYDEWRKIREGKVKVAIGARSAVFAPFEHIGLIIMDEEHETSYKQEESPKYHARDVAIRRAREQGAAVILGSATPSLESYYAARSQADDDFAPMLLEMKLRALGNKLPSVQIVDMREELKEGNRSMFSRPLHRAIEVRLERGEQMVLLLNRRGYSTFVMCRSCGYVAGCPECDISLTYHQKSNNLRCHYCGYAAPAPSVCPDCGSEHIRYFGTGTQRVEEELAKLFPGIRVIRMDVDTTTEKGSHEKLLKQFRDKKADVLLGTQMVAKGLDFPDVTLVGVITADSALNLPDFRAGEKTFQLLTQVAGRAGRHQLPGEVLIQSYTPEHYSIVHASGHDYLSFVRDELKHRRNLHYPPYCRLILVTMTHEQLPLLVRMAENMVTALKGKAGQRGWLGSLDRLTSDAFDVLGPVASPIPRIKNRYRFQCMVKWRGNIDAVGLVREAAEQLEETAQHQKLQIAIDVDPQMLM; translated from the coding sequence ATGACGCGGCCGCAAGTGGCCAAGGTTATCGTCGATGTGCCGGTCAAGGATACCGACCGTCCTTTTGATTATTCCATCCCCGAATCCATGCGGGCATGGATCGAGGTGGGAAGCCGGGTCGGCGTTCCTTTTGGACACAGGACGGTACAGGGCTTCGTGGTGGCGCTGCAAGAAGAACCATCTGCCGCCGGCATTCGCCTGAAACCCATTCAGGAAGTACTCGATGTCGTTCCGCCGTTATCGGCCGAACTGGTGAAGCTGGCGGAATGGATGAGTCGAAAATATGCCTGCCGCTTTATTACGGCGCTTCAGGCCATGGTCCCGACTGCGCTGAAGGGAAAGGCCGAAAGGTACATATCGCTTGGAGACCCGGCCGAAGCGGAAGAAGAGGACGAATATTCGGGAACGCTGGTTCGAATCGAAACGAAGCAGACCGAAGAGGCCAGAACCATTATGGCTTATGTCGCGCAAAAAGGAGAGGTTCCCGCGCTGCAGCTGAGCCGCGTATTCCAAGACAGTGCTGAAACCATCAAGGCCATGCTGCGCAAAGGAGTGCTTCAGGAGAACCAGTCGATTAAAGACAAGCTGCAGAAAAAAATGCTCAAGGCGGTTGATTTGGCGGTGGATGCGAACGAAGCGGAAGCGGCGCTCGAAACGTTTCCGGCTAAGGCCCAGCGGCAGCGTGAAGTGCTGAAGTTTATTTTGGAAATGAAAGAGTTGCTTCCGCTGCCGCTGAAAGAGATTCTGGCTTCCTTGCAGGTATCCGCAGCCACCGTTAAAGGGCTCGAGGACAAGGGGCTGATTGCCATTGTCGACCAGGAGGTATTTCGTGATCCTTATAGGGGCCGGCGCTTTAAGCCTTCGGCTCCGCTTGCGCTAAACGACGAGCAGCAGCATGCTTTTGAGCGGATCCGGGGGGCGCTCGATGCTTTTGCGCATGACGTCTTTTTGCTGCATGGCGTCACGGGCAGCGGCAAAACCGAAGTTTATCTGCAAACCATTCAGCGTTGCATCGAGCAAGGGCGGCAGGCGATTGTCCTTGTGCCCGAAATCTCGTTAACGCCGCAAATGGTCGAACGCTTTAAAGGGCGGTTTGGCGATCAGGTCGCTGTTATGCACAGCCGTCTATCCGGCGGCGAGCGTTACGACGAATGGCGGAAAATCCGCGAAGGCAAAGTGAAAGTGGCGATCGGGGCCCGCTCTGCCGTGTTTGCGCCGTTTGAGCATATCGGGCTGATCATCATGGATGAAGAACATGAAACCTCCTATAAACAGGAGGAAAGCCCGAAATATCATGCGAGGGATGTAGCGATTAGAAGGGCGCGGGAGCAGGGTGCGGCCGTTATTCTAGGTTCGGCGACGCCGTCGCTGGAGAGTTATTATGCCGCCCGTTCCCAGGCGGATGATGATTTCGCGCCCATGCTGCTCGAGATGAAACTCCGCGCGCTTGGAAACAAGCTTCCGTCCGTCCAGATCGTCGATATGCGCGAGGAGCTGAAGGAAGGCAACCGCTCCATGTTCAGCCGTCCGCTGCATCGGGCGATCGAGGTCCGACTTGAACGCGGGGAACAAATGGTGCTTCTGCTCAACCGGCGCGGATATTCGACTTTTGTGATGTGCCGCAGCTGCGGGTATGTGGCAGGTTGTCCAGAGTGCGACATCTCCCTTACCTATCATCAAAAATCGAATAATCTTCGCTGCCACTACTGCGGTTATGCCGCGCCGGCGCCTTCCGTGTGCCCGGATTGCGGCAGTGAGCATATCCGATATTTCGGGACGGGGACGCAGCGGGTTGAGGAGGAACTGGCCAAGCTGTTCCCGGGGATCCGGGTCATCCGCATGGACGTGGACACGACGACGGAAAAAGGTTCGCATGAGAAGCTGCTGAAGCAGTTTCGCGACAAAAAAGCGGATGTCCTGCTTGGTACCCAGATGGTGGCGAAGGGACTGGACTTCCCGGATGTGACGCTTGTTGGCGTCATCACGGCCGATTCGGCCCTGAACTTGCCGGATTTCCGCGCAGGGGAAAAGACTTTTCAGCTGCTGACGCAGGTTGCCGGGCGGGCGGGAAGGCATCAGCTTCCCGGAGAAGTATTGATTCAATCCTACACCCCGGAGCATTATTCCATTGTCCATGCCAGCGGGCATGACTATCTTTCTTTTGTCCGGGACGAACTAAAACATCGGCGGAATTTGCATTACCCGCCATATTGCCGGCTGATTCTAGTCACGATGACCCATGAGCAGCTTCCGCTGCTGGTGCGTATGGCCGAGAATATGGTGACTGCGCTTAAGGGAAAAGCAGGGCAGCGGGGATGGCTGGGCAGCCTTGACCGGCTGACATCCGACGCTTTTGACGTGCTTGGACCAGTTGCGTCGCCGATACCGCGGATAAAAAATAGATACAGATTTCAATGTATGGTAAAATGGCGTGGGAATATCGATGCCGTAGGATTGGTGCGGGAAGCAGCGGAACAGCTGGAGGAGACGGCGCAGCACCAAAAACTCCAGATCGCTATCGACGTGGATCCGCAGATGCTTATGTGA
- the coaBC gene encoding bifunctional phosphopantothenoylcysteine decarboxylase/phosphopantothenate--cysteine ligase CoaBC gives MLNGKTIVLGVTGGIAAYKAASLCSKLTQKGADVHVIMTASAKEFITELTLQSLSKNAVFSDTFDERDPSVVSHIRLADAADLVLIAPATANMIGKMAHGLADDMLSTTLLATTAPIMVAPAMNVHMYEHPAVRENMGILERRGVMMIEPGEGLLACGYVGKGRMEEPESIVAVIENYFAEKEQVKSGLLKGRKVVVTSGGTIERIDPVRYITNDSSGKMGFAIAKAAREMGAEVYLIHGHTDAAPPAGIASEAVQSADDMYQAVLKHWQDCDLVVKAAAVADYRPAKTASSKMKKKGDTMTLELVKTVDILEQLGKTKAHQFLIGFAAETHDVEAYAKDKLVRKNCDLIVANDVTAEGAGFGTDTNIVQVFDAKGLVEQMPVMSKEEIARRLLSIAAERMNGAGGR, from the coding sequence ATGTTAAACGGCAAAACGATCGTGCTTGGCGTTACCGGGGGAATTGCGGCATACAAGGCGGCCAGTCTGTGCAGCAAGCTTACGCAAAAAGGGGCGGACGTACACGTAATCATGACGGCTTCGGCCAAAGAGTTCATTACGGAGCTGACGCTGCAAAGCCTTTCCAAAAACGCGGTATTCAGCGACACTTTTGATGAAAGGGACCCATCCGTTGTATCCCACATTCGGCTCGCGGATGCGGCCGATCTTGTGTTGATTGCTCCGGCAACCGCCAACATGATCGGCAAAATGGCTCACGGCCTGGCCGATGATATGCTGTCAACCACGCTTTTGGCGACGACGGCGCCGATTATGGTTGCTCCGGCCATGAATGTGCATATGTATGAGCATCCCGCGGTCCGGGAGAATATGGGGATACTGGAACGAAGAGGCGTTATGATGATTGAGCCGGGCGAAGGACTGCTGGCCTGCGGTTACGTCGGCAAAGGGCGGATGGAAGAGCCGGAAAGCATCGTTGCCGTCATCGAAAATTATTTTGCCGAGAAAGAGCAGGTAAAGTCTGGTCTTTTAAAAGGCAGGAAGGTTGTCGTCACTTCCGGGGGGACCATCGAGCGGATCGATCCGGTGCGCTATATCACGAATGATTCATCGGGAAAAATGGGCTTTGCGATTGCCAAGGCGGCACGCGAGATGGGGGCGGAAGTCTACCTGATCCATGGCCATACCGACGCGGCCCCTCCAGCAGGAATCGCGAGCGAGGCGGTTCAATCGGCAGATGATATGTACCAGGCGGTACTCAAACATTGGCAGGACTGCGACTTGGTCGTCAAAGCAGCGGCGGTGGCCGACTACCGTCCGGCCAAAACCGCGAGCAGCAAAATGAAGAAGAAGGGCGACACAATGACGCTCGAACTTGTCAAAACGGTAGATATTTTGGAACAGCTCGGCAAAACCAAAGCCCATCAGTTTCTGATCGGTTTTGCAGCGGAGACCCATGATGTAGAGGCGTACGCCAAGGACAAGTTGGTCCGAAAAAATTGCGACCTCATTGTCGCCAATGATGTGACGGCGGAGGGAGCCGGTTTCGGAACTGATACCAATATCGTGCAGGTTTTTGATGCCAAAGGTCTTGTGGAGCAAATGCCCGTGATGTCCAAAGAAGAAATCGCGCGGAGGCTGCTTTCGATTGCGGCCGAGCGGATGAACGGAGCGGGCGGGAGATGA
- the rlmN gene encoding 23S rRNA (adenine(2503)-C(2))-methyltransferase RlmN, which produces MKPFIYDLNLDDLQAWAKENGEPAFRASQIFDWLYVKRVDNFQEMTNLSKELRQKLEDGFEFVTLKEITKLESKDGTVKFLFGLHDDHAIETVIMKHNYGNSICVTTQVGCRIGCTFCASTLGGLKRNLTAGEIVAQVVQAQKILDQKGERVSSIVIMGSGEPFENYEATMKFLRIMIHEKGLNIGQRHITVSTSGIVPNIYKFTNEDTQINLAISIHAPNDTLRSKLMPVNRRYPFEDVMEALRFYLAKTGRRITFEYALIGGVNDQPEHALELANVLKDMLCHVNLIPVNHVPERKYVRTSRNDIFKFQKVLAENGVNVTIRREQGHDIAAACGQLRAKHMELR; this is translated from the coding sequence ATGAAGCCTTTTATATATGATTTGAATCTGGATGACCTCCAGGCATGGGCGAAAGAAAACGGGGAACCGGCTTTTAGGGCCAGCCAGATTTTTGACTGGCTTTATGTCAAGAGAGTCGATAACTTTCAAGAGATGACCAACTTGTCCAAAGAGCTGCGGCAAAAACTTGAGGACGGGTTCGAGTTCGTTACTCTGAAAGAAATAACCAAACTCGAGTCCAAGGACGGCACGGTGAAATTCCTGTTTGGCCTCCACGACGATCATGCGATCGAGACGGTTATCATGAAGCATAATTACGGGAACAGCATATGCGTAACCACCCAGGTGGGCTGCCGCATCGGATGCACGTTTTGCGCATCGACGCTCGGCGGGCTTAAACGCAACCTGACGGCCGGCGAAATCGTCGCCCAAGTCGTACAGGCCCAAAAAATACTGGATCAAAAGGGCGAGCGCGTCAGCAGCATCGTTATCATGGGATCCGGGGAGCCTTTCGAGAACTATGAGGCGACGATGAAATTCCTCCGGATCATGATTCATGAGAAGGGGCTGAATATCGGCCAGCGGCATATTACGGTATCAACAAGCGGCATCGTTCCGAATATTTATAAATTCACGAACGAGGATACCCAGATCAATCTGGCCATTTCTATCCATGCTCCGAATGATACGCTCCGTTCCAAACTGATGCCCGTTAACCGTCGGTATCCGTTTGAGGACGTGATGGAGGCGCTCCGTTTCTATCTGGCCAAGACCGGCCGGCGGATCACCTTTGAATACGCCTTGATCGGCGGGGTGAACGACCAGCCGGAACATGCGCTTGAGCTGGCGAATGTGCTGAAGGATATGCTCTGCCATGTCAATCTGATCCCGGTAAACCATGTGCCGGAACGCAAGTATGTTCGCACATCTCGAAACGATATTTTCAAGTTTCAGAAGGTACTCGCAGAAAACGGCGTGAATGTAACCATCCGCCGGGAGCAAGGCCATGATATCGCGGCTGCATGCGGCCAGCTGCGTGCCAAGCATATGGAGTTGAGGTGA
- a CDS encoding Stp1/IreP family PP2C-type Ser/Thr phosphatase gives MIKTVHASNIGRVRSVNEDSVWIGQQPEGYTIGIVADGMGGHQAGDTASRLAVDTIAEDLSALEAGMSVEGMGAAVSDAILHANDVIYSEASKNEKYHNMGTTVEVLLLQKASGVIGHIGDSRAYKIVNGEAIQLTEDHTLVNELYKSGQISLEEMKSHPRRNVIMRALGTDPEVSVDLYPVTLSEGEVLLLCSDGLSSLVSGELIARISGMQDVPLDERADRLLELALLAGGDDNITVALFELQDEVSGQSIKEWDS, from the coding sequence TTGATTAAAACAGTTCACGCCAGTAATATTGGCCGCGTTCGCTCGGTCAATGAGGATTCGGTCTGGATCGGCCAGCAGCCTGAGGGATATACCATTGGCATCGTTGCCGACGGCATGGGCGGGCATCAGGCCGGAGACACCGCTAGCAGGCTAGCCGTGGATACGATTGCGGAAGATCTGTCCGCGCTGGAAGCAGGCATGTCCGTCGAAGGCATGGGCGCTGCTGTTAGCGATGCGATTCTGCATGCCAACGATGTCATTTATAGCGAAGCATCCAAAAATGAAAAATACCACAACATGGGGACAACGGTAGAAGTGCTGCTGCTGCAGAAGGCGTCCGGGGTCATCGGACATATAGGAGATAGCAGAGCATATAAAATTGTGAATGGCGAGGCCATTCAGCTTACGGAAGACCATACGCTTGTCAATGAACTCTATAAAAGCGGCCAGATTAGCCTTGAGGAAATGAAGTCCCATCCGCGGCGCAACGTGATTATGCGCGCTTTGGGCACCGACCCCGAGGTTTCTGTCGATCTGTATCCTGTCACGTTATCTGAGGGGGAAGTTCTCCTTTTGTGCAGTGATGGACTCAGCAGTCTGGTAAGCGGCGAGCTGATCGCCCGAATTTCCGGAATGCAGGATGTCCCGCTGGATGAACGGGCGGACCGCCTTCTCGAGCTGGCGCTTCTTGCCGGAGGCGATGATAACATTACCGTCGCCCTGTTTGAACTTCAAGATGAAGTCTCCGGGCAAAGTATAAAGGAGTGGGATTCATGA